From a region of the Bacteroidota bacterium genome:
- the asnB gene encoding asparagine synthase (glutamine-hydrolyzing), with protein MCGIAGIVSLNKNTQGLNKFIEQLSVTIKHRGPDDEGYTLFNNNQFQCFGGITTPSNCWNNSFDYAPQNNITSHNFESYIALAHRRLSIIDLSPLGHQPMCIDNGNIWITYNGELYNYIEIKEELQKLGHQFISTSDTEVILFAYKQWGKECLQKFNGMWAFVIYDKNKNELFGARDRFGVKPLYYSISSDYFLFASELKALAKSDLVDTKINTDAAFQFLVKTTTENTEESFFKNCFELFPSHAFTLSIDTKEFAKWQFYQLKFNSEFENYSENKFSEYSTKTAKLVEQAIKIRLRSDVAVGACLSGGIDSSSIVSIVHQLKKEGKDTTDFKVFTASFKDKEIDESNYAKLLVDKYHLNWHQVFPNAQELTTDLEDLIYSQDIPIWSTSTYAQHRVLKLASENNIKVILDGQGSDELFGGYDTYLFFYFDELIKRGRLKDFFNQVNKSSLSKPLLFYIKQKLRFSTIPKLSPDAQLKFLLFYFNDLKYLNKDFLYAHKHLLKENNTPTTLNENLHNEFYNTRLKTYLKCEDRCAMWHSVESRTPFADDINLIEYIFSIPGNYKIVNGNLKALIKDAMQNHVPQQILNRTDKKGFTTPNNKWINEIKNDIKHYFENPLLKEFINIELLQKEYNILFSEKKNTDNGRLFKFISFAVWAKKYFSTVK; from the coding sequence ATGTGTGGCATCGCAGGCATCGTTTCATTAAATAAAAACACCCAAGGGTTAAATAAATTTATTGAGCAACTTAGCGTTACCATTAAGCACCGTGGTCCTGACGATGAAGGATATACATTATTTAACAACAATCAATTTCAATGCTTTGGAGGCATAACCACTCCTAGCAACTGTTGGAACAACTCATTTGATTACGCTCCGCAAAACAATATAACTTCACACAATTTCGAATCATACATTGCACTTGCCCACAGAAGACTTTCTATTATAGATTTGTCTCCACTTGGCCATCAACCAATGTGTATTGACAATGGGAATATATGGATTACATACAATGGCGAATTGTACAATTACATTGAGATAAAAGAAGAGCTGCAAAAGCTAGGACACCAATTCATTAGCACTAGCGATACCGAGGTAATTCTATTTGCTTATAAACAATGGGGTAAAGAATGTTTACAAAAGTTTAATGGAATGTGGGCATTTGTTATTTACGACAAAAATAAAAACGAACTATTCGGAGCCCGCGATAGATTTGGAGTAAAACCATTATATTATTCGATAAGCTCCGACTATTTCTTATTTGCATCTGAGCTCAAAGCACTTGCAAAATCGGATTTAGTAGATACAAAAATAAATACAGATGCCGCATTTCAATTTTTAGTAAAAACCACCACCGAGAATACAGAAGAAAGTTTTTTCAAAAACTGTTTCGAATTGTTTCCTTCGCATGCGTTTACACTTTCTATAGATACCAAAGAATTTGCCAAATGGCAATTCTATCAACTAAAATTCAACAGTGAATTTGAAAATTATTCGGAAAATAAATTTTCAGAATATTCTACAAAAACTGCAAAGTTAGTTGAGCAAGCCATAAAAATACGATTACGTTCGGATGTTGCAGTTGGTGCGTGCTTAAGTGGAGGGATTGACAGTTCTTCTATTGTAAGCATTGTGCATCAACTAAAAAAAGAAGGAAAAGACACAACCGATTTCAAAGTATTTACTGCATCTTTTAAAGACAAGGAAATTGATGAAAGTAATTATGCCAAATTATTGGTTGATAAATACCATCTAAACTGGCATCAAGTATTTCCCAATGCACAAGAATTGACAACGGATTTAGAAGATCTAATTTATTCGCAAGACATTCCAATTTGGTCAACCAGCACATATGCGCAGCACCGAGTTCTTAAACTTGCATCCGAAAACAATATAAAAGTAATACTAGACGGGCAAGGTAGCGATGAATTGTTTGGAGGATACGACACCTATTTATTTTTTTATTTTGACGAGTTAATAAAAAGGGGACGACTGAAAGATTTTTTTAATCAAGTAAATAAATCAAGTCTCTCAAAACCACTACTTTTTTACATCAAACAAAAGCTGCGATTTTCAACTATACCTAAATTATCTCCGGATGCACAACTGAAATTTTTATTATTTTATTTCAATGACTTAAAATATTTGAATAAAGATTTTCTGTATGCGCACAAACATTTGTTAAAAGAGAACAACACCCCAACAACTTTAAACGAAAACTTACACAACGAATTTTACAACACACGTCTCAAAACATATCTAAAGTGCGAAGACAGATGTGCCATGTGGCATTCAGTAGAATCGCGAACACCTTTCGCTGATGATATTAATTTGATAGAATATATATTTTCAATTCCCGGCAATTACAAAATTGTAAATGGGAACCTAAAGGCTCTTATTAAAGATGCTATGCAAAATCATGTTCCACAACAAATTTTAAACCGAACGGATAAAAAAGGATTTACTACCCCCAATAATAAGTGGATAAATGAAATTAAAAACGACATCAAACATTATTTTGAAAATCCTTTATTAAAAGAATTTATAAATATAGAATTGCTCCAAAAAGAATACAACATTTTGTTCTCCGAAAAGAAAAACACAGACAACGGCAGGCTGTTTAAGTTTATAAGCTTTGCGGTATGGGCAAAAAAATATTTCTCTACTGTCAAATAA
- a CDS encoding sulfotransferase domain-containing protein codes for MLRKPNFFIVGAPKCGTTAMNDFLAEHPDIYMAPKEVLYFGADLHNTSPKLTGKEYLHLFSNSSGKKIVGESSVWYLYSESAAQEIKTFAPDAKILIMVRNPLEMVYAMHSQNLFDCNENENDFLKALELESKRASGSCIPKTNTLLESVYYSKIARYTTQIKRYQNIFGAPNVHIVVYDDFQKNIENCYAEVLNFLQIDTTFKPNFRTINANKEIKNPELQKILKTPGKLQKKIVKFLIPSASIRTLLRTALANKNTSIAKRKPISTEAKRKLASMYQNEISELSVFLNRDLNHWLKID; via the coding sequence ATGTTAAGAAAGCCTAATTTTTTTATTGTTGGCGCTCCCAAATGTGGCACTACTGCTATGAATGACTTTCTTGCTGAGCATCCTGATATATATATGGCGCCTAAAGAAGTATTATACTTTGGGGCTGACTTACACAACACATCACCAAAGCTAACTGGGAAAGAATATTTACACTTATTCTCCAATTCATCAGGCAAAAAAATTGTTGGCGAATCCTCTGTTTGGTACTTGTATTCAGAAAGTGCAGCACAAGAAATAAAAACATTTGCACCTGATGCAAAAATACTTATCATGGTTCGTAATCCACTAGAAATGGTTTACGCAATGCACAGTCAGAATTTGTTTGATTGCAATGAAAATGAAAACGATTTTTTAAAAGCACTAGAGTTGGAATCGAAAAGAGCATCAGGCAGTTGTATTCCAAAAACAAACACACTACTCGAAAGTGTTTACTATTCAAAGATTGCGAGGTACACAACTCAAATTAAAAGATATCAAAACATTTTTGGCGCACCCAATGTGCACATAGTTGTTTACGATGACTTTCAAAAAAATATAGAAAATTGCTATGCAGAAGTTTTAAACTTTTTGCAGATTGACACAACATTCAAACCAAATTTCAGAACAATAAATGCAAACAAAGAAATTAAAAACCCAGAGCTGCAAAAAATTTTAAAAACACCGGGTAAGTTGCAAAAAAAAATAGTAAAATTCTTAATTCCGAGTGCCAGCATACGCACATTACTAAGAACAGCACTTGCCAACAAAAACACCTCTATTGCCAAGCGCAAACCAATAAGCACAGAAGCAAAAAGAAAATTAGCAAGCATGTACCAAAACGAGATATCAGAATTAAGCGTATTTTTAAATCGAGATTTGAATCATTGGTTGAAGATAGATTGA